The following are encoded in a window of Microtus ochrogaster isolate Prairie Vole_2 linkage group LG7_11, MicOch1.0, whole genome shotgun sequence genomic DNA:
- the Ppp1r3b gene encoding protein phosphatase 1 regulatory subunit 3B: protein MAVDIEYSYSSMAPSLRRERFTFKISPKLSKPLRPCIQLGSKDEGSGLVAPTVQEKKVKKRVSFADNQGLALTMVKVFSEFDDPLDIPFNITELLDNIVSLTTAESESFVLDFPQPSADYLDFRNRLQTNHVCLENCVLKEKAIAGTVKVQNLAFEKVVKIRMTFDTWKSFTDFPCRYVKDTYAGSDRDTFSFDISLPEKIQSYERMEFAVCYECNGQAYWDSNKGKNYRIIRAELRSPQGVIEPYKGPDFGISFDQFGSPRCSYGLFPEWPSYLGYEKLGPYY from the coding sequence ATGGCTGTGGACATAGAATACAGCTACAGCAGCATGGCCCCTTCTCTGCGCCGGGAACGCTTTACCTTCAAGATCTCCCCAAAGCTGAGCAAGCCCCTGAGACCCTGTATTCAGCTGGGCAGCAAGGACGAAGGCAGCGGCCTGGTGGCCCCCACAGTGCAGGAGAAGAAGGTGAAGAAGCGGGTGTCCTTTGCTGACAATCAGGGGCTGGCCCTGACAATGGTCAAAGTGTTCTCGGAATTCGATGACCCGCTAGATATTCCGTTTAACATCACCGAGCTCCTCGACAACATCGTGAGTCTGACGACAGCGGAGAGCGAGAGCTTTGTCTTGGATTTCCCGCAGCCTTCCGCAGACTACTTAGACTTCAGAAATCGGCTTCAGAccaaccatgtctgcctggagaACTGCGTGCTGAAGGAGAAAGCCATTGCGGGCACCGTGAAGGTCCAGAACCTGGCATTCGAGAAGGTTGTGAAGATCAGAATGACATTTGACACCTGGAAAAGCTTCACAGACTTCCCTTGTCGGTATGTGAAGGACACTTACGCTGGTTCAGACAGGGACACGTTCTCCTTTGACATCAGCTTACCTGAGAAAATTCAGTCTTACGAAAGGATGGAGTTTGCCGTGTGCTATGAGTGTAATGGCCAGGCCTACTGGGACAGCAACAAAGGCAAAAACTACAGGATCATCCGGGCTGAACTCCGATCCCCTCAGGGAGTGATTGAGCCATACAAGGGACCAGATTTTGGAATATCCTTTGACCAGTTTGGAAGCCCCCGGTGTTCCTACGGCCTGTTTCCAGAGTGGCCTAGCTACCTGGGCTATGAAAAGTTGGGACCCTACTACTAG